Proteins from a single region of Hordeum vulgare subsp. vulgare chromosome 6H, MorexV3_pseudomolecules_assembly, whole genome shotgun sequence:
- the LOC123404022 gene encoding phosphate transporter PHO1-2-like yields MVKFSREYEASIIPEWKGAFVDYKCLKKLVKKIKVARREADDDSSAGGSSPETAALAAGVESVGYGAGFSMLDPVRALAARFGPRVQASTDDEESGDSRELVRSTDKHEREFLEKADEELEKVNTFYAAQEGELLGRGEALIDQLRILADVKRILADHAATRRARGSLLGRSRSMPPVAPPSPALSNSGRYLLSGLATPQSMSDGSVEQQQAQMTEGAAVADEVMAALERNGVSFVRLPGKKDAKKDGGNRRLQLPSTVRIDIPASNPGRAALKVWEELVNVLRKDGADPAAAFVHRKKVQHAEKNIRDAFMALYRGLELLKKFSSLNVKAFTKILKKFVKVSEQQRATELFSQEVKRSSFSTSDKVLQLSDEVESLFLKHFAGNDRMVAMKYLNPQQPKNTHMITFLVGLFTGTFVSLFIIYAILAHVSGIFASAGNTAYMEVVYHVFSMFALISLHCFLYGCNLFMWKSTRINQNFIFDFAPDTALTHRDAFLMSASIMCTVVAALVINLFLRNAGASYANAVPGGLIVLSAGLLFYPFNVFYRSTRYCFMRIMRNIIFSPFYKVLMADFFMADQLTSQIPLLRHMEFAACYFMAGSFRANPYENCTNSQQYKHLAYFISFLPYYWRAMQCLRRYIEEHDVNQLANAGKYVSAMVAAAVRFKYNVTPTPFWMWMVLISSAGATVYQLYWDFVKDWGFFTPKSKNLWLRDDLILKNKFTYYVSMMLNLVLRLAWTESVMKIRVSKNETRLLDFSLASMEIIRRGHWNFYRLENEHLNNVGKFRAVKTVPLPFRELETD; encoded by the exons ATGGTGAAGTTCTCGCGGGAGTACGAGGCCAGCATCATCCCGGAGTGGAAGGGCGCCTTCGTCGACTACAAGTGCCTCAAGAAGCTCGTCAAGAAGATCAAGGTCGCACGGCGCGAGGCAGACGACGACAGCAGCGCGGGAGGCTCCTCGCCGGAGACCGCCGCCCTCGCCGCGGGCGTCGAGAGCGTCGGCTATGGCGCTGGCTTCTCCATGCTCGACCCCGTCCGCGCACTCGCCGCCCGGTTCGGGCCCCGGGTGCAGGCCTCCACG gatgacgaggagagcggggATTCCAGGGAGCTGGTGCGATCCACGGACAAGCAT GAGCGGGAGTTCTTGGAGAAGGCGGACgaggagctggagaaggtgaaCACCTTCTACGCGGCGCAGGAGGGGGAGCTGCTCGGCCGCGGCGAGGCGCTCATCGACCAGCTCCGCATCCTCGCCGACGTCAAGCGCATCCTCGCCGACCACGCCGCCACCCGCCGCGCACGGGGCTCCCTCCTCGGCCGCAGCCGCTCCATGCCGCCGGTGGCGCCGCCATCCCCGGCGCTCAGCAACTCCGGACGCTACCTCCTCTCCGGCCTCGCCACGCCGCAGTCCATGTCAG ATGGCAGCGTGGAGCAGCAGCAGGCGCAGATGACGGAGGGCGCGGCGGTGGCCGACGAGGTGATGGCGGCGTTGGAGCGCAACGGCGTCAGCTTCGTGCGGCTGCCGGGGAAGAAGGACGCCAAGAAAGACGGAGGCAACAGGAGGCTGCAGCTGCCGTCGACGGTGAGGATCGACATCCCGGCGAGCAACCCGGGCCGGGCGGCGCTCAAGGTGTGGGAGGAGCTGGTGAACGTGCTGCGCAAGGACGGCgccgaccccgccgccgccttcgTCCACCGCAAGAAGGTGCAGCACGCCGAGAAGAACATCCGCGACGCATTCATGGCGCTCTACCGCGGCCTCGAGCTGCTCAAGAAGTTCAG TTCTCTGAATGTAAAGGCCTTCACTAAGATTCTCAAGAAATTCGTCAAG GTATCGGAGCAACAGCGTGCGACGGAACTTTTCTCGCAGGAGGTGAAGAGATCGTCGTTCAGCACGTCTGACAAG GTTCTTCAGCTCTCGGACGAGGTCGAGTCACTCTTCCTGAAGCATTTCGCTGGTAATGATAGGATGGTGGCGATGAAGTACCTCAACCCGCAGCAGCCCAAGAACACCCACATGATCACCTTCCTCGTAG GCTTGTTCACGGGCACATTTGTGAGTCTGTTCATCATATACGCCATCTTGGCCCATGTTTCCGGCATTTTTGCCTCCGCCGGAAACACGGCCTACATGGAAGTAGTCTATCATGTCTTCAG CATGTTCGCGCTCATCAGCCTGCACTGCTTCCTCTACGGATGCAACCTGTTCATGTGGAAGAGCACCCGGATCAACCAGAACTTCATATTCGACTTCGCGCCCGACACCGCCCTCACGCACCGGGACGCCTTCCTCATGTCCGCCTCCATCATGTGCACCGTCGTCGCAGCGCTGGTCATCAACCTCTTCCTCAGGAATGCCGGCGCGTCCTACGCCAACGCCGTGCCCGGGGGCCTCATAGTG TTGTCGGCCGGACTTTTATTCTACCCGTTCAACGTGTTCTACCGCTCGACGCGTTACTGCTTCATGCGCATTATGCGCAACATCATATTCTCGCCATTCTACAAA GTTCTGATGGCTGATTTCTTCATGGCTGATCAGCTAACTAGCCAG ATTCCATTGTTAAGACACATGGAGTTTGCAGCGTGCTACTTCATGGCAGGAAGCTTTAGGGCTAACCCATATGAGAACTGTACTAACAGCCAGCAATACAAACACCTGGCCTATTTCATCTCTTTTCTCCCTTACTATTGGAGAGCTATGCAG TGTTTAAGAAGGTACATAGAGGAACATGACGTTAATCAGCTCGCCAACGCCGGGAAGTACGTGTCGGCGATGGTGGCGGCTGCCGTCAGATTCAAGTACAATGTTACACCGACGCCATTCTGGATGTGGATGGTCCTCATCTCATCCGCAGGCGCCACCGTCTACCAGCTCTACTGGGACTTTGTGAAGGATTGGGGCTTTTTCACTCCCAAATCTAAGAACCTATGGCTCCGGGATGATCTCATCCTGAAGAACAAGTTTACCTACTACGTTTCCATG ATGCTAAACCTAGTGCTTCGGCTAGCATGGACTGAAAGTGTAATGAAGATCCGTGTTAGCAAAAACGAGACCCGCCTACTTGATTTCTCCCTTGCCTCCATGGAAATAATACGACGGGGACACTGGAATTTCTACAG GCTGGAGAACGAACACTTGAACAACGTTGGCAAGTTCAGAGCAGTGAAGACTGTCCCATTGCCATTTCGTGAACTCGAAACGGATTGA